A single region of the Salicibibacter cibi genome encodes:
- a CDS encoding YfzA family protein — protein sequence MFILVQLFFIAIDGTALEPTRFNDSGDIGGRIVQSELFTERITPYSNPSLNIATI from the coding sequence GTGTTCATCCTCGTTCAACTCTTTTTTATCGCCATTGATGGAACAGCATTGGAACCGACGCGGTTCAATGATTCTGGTGACATCGGCGGCAGGATTGTGCAATCGGAACTTTTTACGGAAAGGATTACTCCTTATAGCAATCCGTCTTTAAACATAGCTACAATATGA
- a CDS encoding YfzA family protein → MENNWKKSGRSLVKDICLSILAVAAVIVVFFLIDRSSWEPNRSESENLLRNLYALLPDGLFTETFAPFDMVEFNIVTALIIIATIMSIIWQVISWIQGEK, encoded by the coding sequence GTGGAGAATAATTGGAAAAAAAGCGGGCGTTCATTAGTCAAAGATATTTGTTTATCAATACTAGCTGTTGCTGCTGTCATCGTTGTCTTTTTTCTCATTGATAGATCTTCGTGGGAACCAAATAGGAGCGAAAGCGAAAATCTTTTGAGAAATTTATATGCGTTACTCCCTGATGGACTGTTTACAGAAACCTTTGCACCTTTTGACATGGTTGAATTTAACATTGTGACAGCGCTAATCATCATCGCTACAATCATGAGTATTATTTGGCAAGTTATTTCATGGATACAAGGAGAGAAATGA
- a CDS encoding ABC transporter ATP-binding protein — MSAILEVDKLSKRYADSEFALQDVSFSIPYGSIVGFIGENGAGKSTTMGSILGTLHKDDGSVHLFGEEMDPDKRNMKENIGVVFDDMKLPGELTIVKLGNVFNNIYRQWNQETFNHYIDLFSLPHKKKISGFSRGMAMKLSVAVALSHNAKVLILDEATAGLDPSGRDELLEVLRAFGKDRERGILLSSHITSDIEKIADDLIFIKGGKILLNVQKKILMKHYAILQCEQSELKQIDPSFIITHKSNGDMIDVLVSNREQAPSEIKKKDFSIDDISLLLMRGEHT; from the coding sequence ATGTCAGCTATTCTGGAAGTAGACAAATTGAGCAAACGATACGCAGATTCCGAATTTGCATTACAGGATGTTTCTTTTTCGATTCCATATGGTTCCATTGTCGGGTTTATCGGAGAAAACGGAGCCGGAAAATCAACGACGATGGGATCCATCTTAGGGACGCTTCATAAAGACGACGGCTCCGTTCATTTGTTTGGCGAAGAAATGGATCCGGATAAGCGAAATATGAAAGAAAATATCGGGGTTGTCTTCGATGATATGAAACTGCCCGGAGAACTAACGATCGTTAAACTCGGGAATGTATTTAACAATATTTATAGGCAATGGAACCAAGAAACTTTCAATCATTATATTGACCTATTTTCCTTGCCGCATAAAAAGAAAATCAGCGGGTTTTCACGGGGAATGGCGATGAAACTTTCGGTAGCGGTCGCCTTGTCCCATAATGCCAAAGTGTTGATTTTAGATGAAGCAACCGCGGGTTTGGATCCATCCGGAAGAGATGAACTGTTGGAAGTGTTGCGAGCGTTCGGCAAAGATCGGGAGCGTGGCATATTGCTGTCGTCGCATATTACGAGCGATATTGAAAAAATCGCGGATGACTTGATTTTTATAAAAGGTGGGAAAATCCTGTTAAACGTCCAAAAAAAGATATTGATGAAGCATTACGCGATTTTGCAATGCGAGCAAAGTGAATTGAAGCAAATTGATCCAAGCTTCATTATCACGCATAAAAGTAACGGAGATATGATTGACGTGCTCGTATCCAACCGAGAACAAGCGCCTTCTGAAATCAAGAAAAAAGACTTCTCTATCGATGATATCTCACTCCTATTAATGCGAGGTGAACATACATGA